CAGATGGCCGACAACGCCAAGAACGACCTCGGCCGGGAGATGGGGCACGACCTCTCGGGGCTGGACCTGAAGGACCTGGACCCGCGCGAGGTCGTCCGCCGCAACTTCCTGGACGACACGACGCCCGCGGCGACCAAGGAGACCAGGATCCTGCGGCCGGGAGAGATCCCGCCGTTCGACCCCGAGGCCACCTGACCGGACGGACTACGCGGCGCCCAGCCAGGACGACATACGGGTCAGCCCGTCGGTGACCCGCTCCGTGGGGCCGGACTCGTGGGTCATGCGCGGCAGCTCGGCGACGGCTCGGCCCACCCGCGCCCGGTCCACGTCGGTCACGACCGTGAAGACGGTGCCGTCCCGGTCCCAGGCCAGGACCAACGGCATGCCCTCCCGGACCCACACGTCGGACCCGCCCAGCCGGGCGCGCTCGAACCCGGAGAGCTCGTCGCGGTCGAGGACGCCGGCCTGCTCGAAGAGGTTGAGCGAGGACCGCCCGTCGCTGTAGGTCAGGGCGATGACCTCACCCTCCTCCGTGTACGACCCCGACACCCGGTGCAGGTCACCGGCCAGGATCTCGCGGCACGGCCACCCGGAGCTGTCCAGCTGGTTCATGGTCGCCGCGGTGATGGTGCCCCCGGTCCCGGACGTCGACGGCCCGGTGAACTCGGCCACGTAGCGCTCGAACGGCGGAGCGACCTCGTCACCGACCCGCTCGGGCGATCCCACGGCGTACGCGGTCGCCACCACGGCGATCGCCGCCCCGGCCAGCACGAGGCCGGCCCGGAACGGGGCTGCCCGGGTGAGCCGCCGCCACCACGCCTCGGACCGAGGTGGAGCGGCTGCTAGGTGCGCCAGGGACGCCAGCAGCGCCTGCGGAGGCTCCGGCGCGGAGGAGGTGGACATGCGTGACTTGAGGAGCCGCTGCTGGCGCACGGCCTTCTCGCACTCGTCACACTCCCGGAGATGGGCCGCCGCCTCCTGCATCGCGGCGTCGGACAGCTGCCCGTCCACCCATGCTGCGACGTCGGCACCGAGATGAGGCATCAGGCTCCCACGGGCCCCACGAATCGCGTGCGTCCCTGGCTGGGGGCGCGGTGCGCCAGCGCCTCGCGGAGCTGCGTCCGACCCCGGTGGATGCGCGAGCGCACGGTGCCGAGCTTGACGCCCAGCACGTCGGAGATCTCCTCGTAGGACAGGCCCTCGATGTCGCACAGCACGACGGCCACGCGGAACTCGTCGGACAGGGAGGCCAACGCGGTCTCGATGTCGGGATCGAAGTTGGCGTCGTGGACCGCGGACTCGGGCAGCACCTCGTCACTCAGGAGCCGCTCCTCGGCGCCCTCGCCGAAGCCGTCCATGCGCAGCCGGGACTTGCGGCGCACCCGGTCGAGGAAGAGGTTGGTCGTGATGCGGTGCAGCCATCCCGGGAAGTTGCCCGGCTCGTACGTGTCGAGCGAGCGGAAGACGCGGATGAACACGTCCTGGGTGAGATCCTCGGCGTCCTGGCGATTGCCGGTGAGTCGGTACGCCAACCGGTAGACCCGGGCGGAGTGCTCGCTGACGATGCCCTCCCAGTCCGGGAGAGCCCCCTCGAGCGTCGTGGTGGCCACGTCTTCTGCCTTCATGTGTCGATCGTTGACCCTGCACCTGAGAGAACGCACAGAACCACCTGACGGTTCCCCATTTCCTTCGACCGTGCCTCCCCCCTCCCGGCGCGTCGCGCCGATAGTCTGGTCCCACACACCGACCGAGGAGCCCACCATCACCACCGCAGCCAGCCTGGCGTTCGCCGAGGACCACCTGAGCGAGGACGACCATCTCGCCGCTGCCCGGCAGCGCGCCGACGAGGTCGGCGTGGTCCCCATAGGTCCCGGCGCCGGAGCGGTCCTGTCGTTCCTCGCCTCGGCCGTGCAGGCTCGGGCCGTCGCCGAGATCGGAACCGGCACCGGCGTGTCTGGGCTGTGGCTGCTGCGCGGCATGCAGGCCGACGGCGTGCTGACGTCGGTCGACCTCGAGGCCGAGCACCAGCGCCTCGCCCGCGAGACCTTCACCGAGGCCGGTTTCGCCCCTCAGCGCTTCCGCCTCATCGCGGGGGCCGGCCTGGACGTGATGCCGCGGCTCACCGACGCCGGCTACGACCTGGTCTTCCTCGACGGCGACAAGGTCGAGTACGGCGAGTACCTCGAGCAGGCCGTGCGCCTGGTGCGTCCCGGCGGGCTCATCGCGTTCGACAACGCCCTGTGGCACGACCGCGTCGCCGACCCCTCGCAGCGCGATCCCGAGACCACCGCGATCCGTGAGGTCGTGCAGCGCGTGGCCACGGACGACCGCCTGCGCAGCATGCTGGTCCCGCTCGGCGACGGCCTCCTGGTCGCCCAGCTCCTCAGCTGAGCCGCCCCAGGGGGACCCACGATGAGGGTTTCGGGCAGCCGGAGCCGCCGCAAACCCTCATCGTCCGTCCCCCTCGGGGCGGAGGGGGTCAGTCCTCGGCGCCGTGCTCGAAGCGGCCGGAGCTGCGGAAGCCCGAGGGACCACGGACGACGCCGATGATCTCGCAGGGCTCGATCGTGATCGGCGGCGAGCCGACCAGCTTCGACACCTTCGAGTCGGCGGCCGTGGCCTCGAACGAGGTCTGGAACGCCTCACGGGCCTCGTCGGACACGAAGACGTAGCTGCCCTCGAACCACTGGCCCTTGTGGGCGCGCCACGTCTTGAACCGCAGCCCCTCGAGGCCGGCGAACTTCGCGTAGGACTCCTCCTCGACGTACGCCCGCAACGCCTTGAGAGTGCCCTTGGGTGCGTCGGTCAGGGACCAACGCACCGTCAGTCCGTACATCAGATCGCTTTGAGCGCGTCGCCGAGAGTCTCGGCTTCCTCGTTGTTGAGCTCGACGACCAGGCGTCCTCCACCTTCGAGAGGCACCCGCATGACAATGCAGCGGCCCTCCTTGGTGACCTCCATCGGCCCGTCTCCGGTCCGTGGCTTCATGGCGGCCATCAGTTCCCCTCTCGTCCTGGCGCCCGACCGCGTCGGTCAAGGCCTGCCTACCATTATCGCCTATGCCCCGACCGGTTTCGACCGCAGTCCCCAAAAGGAGACACCCTTGAGCGTTCCCACGGCCCCACCGATCCGGTACGAGGTGTCCGACGGCGTCGCCACGGTGACGCTCGATCGCCCCACGCAGATGAACAGCCTGACGCTGGCGACGAAGGTTGCGCTGCGCGACACGCTGCACGAAGCCGCTGCCGACAGCGCGGTCCGGTGCGTCGTCCTGACGGGCACGGGGCGGGCGTTCTGCGTGGGTCAGGACCTCCAGGAGCACGTCGCCGGGAGGACTGCCGATGACGACCCGTTCGGTGGCGCCACCACCGTCGAGGACCACTACAACCCGATCGTCACGGCCATCGCGACGATGCCCAAGCCGGTCATCGCCGCGGTCAACGGCATCGCTGCCGGGGCGGGCGCGTCGATGACGTTCGCCGCGGACTTCCGCCTGGTCAAGCGATCGGCGGGCTTCAACACCGCGTTCGCGGCCATCGCGTTCTCGTGCGACACGGGGGCGTCGTGGACCCTCCCCCGGCTCGTCGGCGCGACCCGGGCCACGGACCTGCTG
Above is a genomic segment from Aeromicrobium chenweiae containing:
- a CDS encoding anti-sigma factor family protein, which gives rise to MPHLGADVAAWVDGQLSDAAMQEAAAHLRECDECEKAVRQQRLLKSRMSTSSAPEPPQALLASLAHLAAAPPRSEAWWRRLTRAAPFRAGLVLAGAAIAVVATAYAVGSPERVGDEVAPPFERYVAEFTGPSTSGTGGTITAATMNQLDSSGWPCREILAGDLHRVSGSYTEEGEVIALTYSDGRSSLNLFEQAGVLDRDELSGFERARLGGSDVWVREGMPLVLAWDRDGTVFTVVTDVDRARVGRAVAELPRMTHESGPTERVTDGLTRMSSWLGAA
- the sigE gene encoding RNA polymerase sigma factor SigE — protein: MKAEDVATTTLEGALPDWEGIVSEHSARVYRLAYRLTGNRQDAEDLTQDVFIRVFRSLDTYEPGNFPGWLHRITTNLFLDRVRRKSRLRMDGFGEGAEERLLSDEVLPESAVHDANFDPDIETALASLSDEFRVAVVLCDIEGLSYEEISDVLGVKLGTVRSRIHRGRTQLREALAHRAPSQGRTRFVGPVGA
- a CDS encoding sec-independent translocase; the encoded protein is MFGMGMPEIGLILVVALLVFGPEKLPELAKQAGGFVRTLRQMADNAKNDLGREMGHDLSGLDLKDLDPREVVRRNFLDDTTPAATKETRILRPGEIPPFDPEAT
- a CDS encoding enoyl-CoA hydratase-related protein — its product is MSVPTAPPIRYEVSDGVATVTLDRPTQMNSLTLATKVALRDTLHEAAADSAVRCVVLTGTGRAFCVGQDLQEHVAGRTADDDPFGGATTVEDHYNPIVTAIATMPKPVIAAVNGIAAGAGASMTFAADFRLVKRSAGFNTAFAAIAFSCDTGASWTLPRLVGATRATDLLMRPRTISADEALEIGIATSVVDDDAFDDAVADLARELAHGPTLAYGAIKRALAFSATHDLSTSLEHEGQKMALTGASSDHDVAVKAFLAKEKPEFTGR
- a CDS encoding O-methyltransferase, with the translated sequence MTTAASLAFAEDHLSEDDHLAAARQRADEVGVVPIGPGAGAVLSFLASAVQARAVAEIGTGTGVSGLWLLRGMQADGVLTSVDLEAEHQRLARETFTEAGFAPQRFRLIAGAGLDVMPRLTDAGYDLVFLDGDKVEYGEYLEQAVRLVRPGGLIAFDNALWHDRVADPSQRDPETTAIREVVQRVATDDRLRSMLVPLGDGLLVAQLLS
- a CDS encoding DUF3117 domain-containing protein; the encoded protein is MAAMKPRTGDGPMEVTKEGRCIVMRVPLEGGGRLVVELNNEEAETLGDALKAI